One window of Cryptobacterium curtum DSM 15641 genomic DNA carries:
- a CDS encoding VTT domain-containing protein, producing the protein MDLVNIIIGLLHDPRAAIAGWIVALGPVLVYSPLFLIVFIETGVVVFPFLPGDSLLFAAGVFSADGGGLNIAATLIVFYAAAILGNTSNYWIARFFGSRIIDSGKVRALTPERMAKLDHFFARYGGLTIVITRFMPFFRTFAPFVAGTGHMNFGRFTLFNVIGGTAWVSLFVLTGYFFGGISLVQDHFEVIVLGIVGISVLPAFISAVKTALSSRASKKSSAEHPIHPSQNSEGK; encoded by the coding sequence ATGGATCTCGTCAATATCATTATTGGTTTATTGCATGATCCGCGCGCTGCTATAGCAGGATGGATTGTGGCATTGGGGCCAGTACTCGTGTACTCGCCTTTGTTCTTGATTGTCTTTATCGAAACGGGCGTTGTAGTGTTCCCGTTTCTTCCGGGAGACAGTCTTTTGTTCGCTGCAGGGGTATTTTCCGCCGATGGGGGCGGGCTCAACATTGCAGCGACGCTTATCGTGTTCTATGCGGCAGCCATTTTGGGCAATACGAGCAACTACTGGATAGCGCGCTTTTTTGGAAGTCGTATTATCGATTCGGGCAAGGTGCGCGCACTTACTCCCGAGCGCATGGCAAAGCTTGATCATTTCTTCGCGCGCTATGGGGGGCTAACCATTGTCATTACGCGTTTCATGCCCTTTTTCCGCACGTTTGCTCCGTTCGTGGCTGGTACTGGCCACATGAATTTTGGTCGCTTTACGCTCTTCAATGTTATTGGGGGTACTGCTTGGGTCAGTCTGTTTGTGCTGACGGGGTACTTCTTTGGGGGCATTTCTCTTGTGCAGGATCATTTCGAAGTTATCGTATTGGGCATCGTCGGCATTTCGGTGCTTCCCGCTTTTATTAGTGCAGTAAAGACAGCGCTTTCGTCGCGCGCAAGCAAAAAGTCTTCGGCTGAGCACCCTATTCACCCATCGCAGAATTCGGAAGGAAAGTGA
- the dnaX gene encoding DNA polymerase III subunit gamma/tau codes for MAEALYRKYRPQVFGDVVGQEHIERTLKNAIEQDKVSHAYLFCGPRGTGKTTMARLLAKALLCEKGPTSEPDGSCRECQEIAEGVHPDVYELDAASRTGVENVREEIIGRVNFAPTRGKAKIYIIDEVHMLSIAAFNALLKTLEEPPAHVVFILCTTDPQKVPETIHSRCQRFDFHRLSNEEIVSRLGAVCVAENVEFEGEALDLIAHRADGGMRNALTALEQLIAFGEGKVTVAGAEDLLGSLDSSDLAEIMAAVGVRDAAACFSWVASYVETGADLAQFTRDMAQQVRNLYVMSLAGTDAALDVTDAERRELASELKLFGPNRLTHLLSILGELSSELRTASNQRLAFEIALTRMIRPESDLTLEALAARIETLEEQLAQSKQPAQSTPSQREAVAQSESAAGIPVQASAHVPPVGASQPAQPVPVVVPQSPAATSVAAANPSTPAVSQTSVPVQGAVQASMPASQSSATTATQSPTPATQSNSPVVQPTASVETAAGETAEIISNPAALQRVWRQVVSIVKREKVSYGVLLVNASVQVQAGGQGVAILFPADNPLAFSMAQKPEVKEVLEGAFRQAIGKDIPLALKQKPSSTTQGAASGEPLERSPLDSSANVTSSVESAPSAPPSASASVGSLSMQQKSTTPPLSPIQAAAAAARARAREAAAAAAKGTAGEAAASLSTVQPAKSAELITSASMVVQPTERTAPVPTAAQPAESATVLSQSTESTASATAQISSVSNAADQEADASTVPPAPTTFIEHAQRALAEAQRRAQGLPPSAAFTRESVAAADMPRTASNAVSNTASNTASSKTARATSQQSTANSGAHQQESSGPDQGRSGNQQQSHSDVAAPQSLQNGMPQQPSEDESSQQSSADQADKLSKMLSDTMGLSIAFEEVDE; via the coding sequence ATGGCAGAGGCGCTGTATCGCAAGTACCGCCCACAGGTCTTCGGTGACGTGGTAGGCCAAGAGCATATTGAACGGACACTAAAAAATGCCATTGAGCAGGATAAAGTCAGTCATGCATACCTTTTCTGTGGGCCGCGCGGTACCGGTAAAACCACGATGGCACGCCTTTTGGCCAAGGCCCTTTTGTGCGAAAAGGGACCAACATCCGAACCAGACGGCAGCTGTCGCGAGTGCCAAGAGATTGCCGAGGGTGTTCACCCCGATGTGTACGAGCTCGATGCGGCAAGCCGTACGGGGGTAGAAAACGTTCGTGAGGAAATTATCGGCCGGGTGAACTTTGCTCCTACGCGCGGCAAGGCAAAGATTTACATTATCGACGAAGTGCATATGCTCTCGATCGCTGCCTTCAACGCGCTGTTGAAAACGCTCGAAGAGCCGCCTGCTCATGTGGTATTTATCCTCTGTACCACCGATCCTCAGAAAGTGCCAGAGACGATCCATTCACGTTGTCAGCGCTTCGACTTCCATCGTCTTTCTAACGAAGAAATTGTCTCGCGCCTGGGTGCTGTGTGCGTAGCCGAAAATGTCGAGTTTGAAGGAGAAGCCCTTGATCTGATTGCACATCGTGCTGATGGGGGTATGCGTAATGCCCTTACTGCTCTTGAACAGCTTATTGCATTCGGCGAAGGTAAGGTGACCGTTGCGGGAGCTGAAGATTTACTTGGGTCACTTGATTCATCTGACCTTGCCGAAATTATGGCTGCTGTCGGCGTACGGGATGCCGCGGCGTGCTTTAGCTGGGTTGCTTCCTATGTTGAAACCGGGGCTGACCTTGCTCAATTTACACGTGATATGGCTCAGCAGGTGCGCAACTTGTATGTAATGTCTTTGGCAGGTACCGATGCTGCACTCGATGTCACCGATGCTGAAAGACGCGAGCTCGCTTCAGAGCTGAAGCTGTTTGGACCCAATCGATTGACTCACTTACTCAGTATTCTTGGTGAGCTTTCGTCCGAATTGCGTACGGCATCGAATCAGCGATTGGCGTTTGAGATTGCGCTTACGCGTATGATTCGTCCAGAATCTGATTTGACGCTTGAAGCGCTTGCTGCGCGAATTGAAACACTCGAGGAGCAACTGGCACAGAGTAAACAACCAGCACAGAGCACACCTTCGCAAAGGGAGGCTGTAGCGCAGTCGGAGAGTGCAGCTGGCATTCCTGTTCAGGCTTCTGCTCATGTCCCCCCAGTGGGGGCGTCTCAGCCAGCTCAGCCTGTTCCTGTAGTGGTACCGCAATCGCCTGCAGCTACTTCAGTGGCCGCAGCCAATCCGTCTACACCTGCGGTGTCGCAGACGTCAGTTCCAGTGCAAGGAGCTGTTCAAGCTTCTATGCCCGCAAGCCAGTCGAGTGCAACAACAGCAACGCAATCTCCTACGCCAGCAACTCAGTCAAACTCACCGGTAGTCCAGCCGACCGCTTCGGTTGAAACTGCTGCTGGCGAAACCGCTGAAATCATCAGCAATCCAGCCGCCCTACAACGTGTATGGCGCCAGGTTGTTTCAATAGTGAAGCGCGAAAAGGTTTCTTACGGAGTGCTTCTTGTTAATGCCAGTGTACAGGTGCAAGCAGGAGGTCAAGGAGTCGCCATCTTGTTCCCAGCGGATAATCCTCTTGCCTTCAGTATGGCGCAAAAACCTGAAGTAAAAGAGGTACTTGAAGGGGCATTTCGCCAGGCAATCGGGAAAGACATTCCGCTTGCGCTGAAACAGAAACCCTCGTCGACCACCCAAGGAGCAGCTTCAGGGGAACCGTTGGAACGTTCCCCATTGGATTCCTCTGCGAATGTCACTTCTTCTGTCGAGTCGGCTCCTTCTGCGCCGCCATCAGCATCCGCATCAGTTGGATCGCTCTCGATGCAACAGAAGTCAACAACGCCTCCACTCTCACCAATACAGGCGGCAGCCGCTGCTGCGCGCGCTCGTGCTCGTGAGGCGGCTGCGGCAGCTGCGAAGGGAACGGCAGGAGAAGCTGCTGCTTCTCTATCGACCGTACAACCTGCCAAATCCGCTGAATTAATTACTTCTGCATCAATGGTTGTTCAGCCTACAGAGCGCACTGCTCCTGTACCAACAGCTGCGCAACCTGCTGAATCTGCAACGGTTCTTTCCCAATCAACTGAATCAACCGCATCAGCAACTGCACAAATTTCTTCGGTGTCGAATGCTGCAGACCAAGAAGCCGATGCGTCAACGGTACCACCAGCGCCAACAACATTTATTGAACATGCACAACGCGCTCTTGCCGAGGCACAGCGCCGCGCGCAAGGCCTGCCACCGAGCGCTGCATTCACCCGCGAGTCAGTTGCGGCAGCCGATATGCCGCGCACGGCTTCTAATGCTGTCTCCAATACCGCGTCTAATACGGCTTCCAGCAAGACCGCTCGTGCTACATCTCAACAATCAACAGCGAATAGCGGGGCGCACCAGCAGGAGAGCAGTGGCCCCGATCAAGGCCGCAGCGGTAACCAACAACAATCCCACTCAGATGTAGCAGCCCCGCAGTCTTTACAAAACGGGATGCCCCAGCAGCCTTCAG